GGTGGCGTTGGTTGGATGGCGTCGTAGGCGTTGACCACTTCAAACGCAATTTGTTGTAGCCGTTGAGCAAGGGCGGGGTTCGGGGCCTTGAACGGCCCGCCCCACTTGTCGCGCAACCGACGCGGCAGGCCTTCGGGGTTTTCACCGGTGATGGCGGCAAATTGCACCATGGTCAGAAAGTAGAACCCCAGATCGTTGGGGTGGATGGTGTCCGAAAACACATCGTCGATGCGATCCAGGCCGGGGACCGAGCCTGCGGTGATCTCATAGGCCAGCTGTGCCATCGCCTGACCGGCGGGGATCAGCTGCATGGGCGGTACATCCGGCCCGCGCTGCGCGTTCACCGAAGCGACAATCCCCTCCCACGCGGGCAGGTCTTGCTCGATCCGTTGTAGCCAGGGTGTGCCGTCGCCGTCGTCATATTCGATGTCGATTCCGCTGCCCGAGCGCAGGTCGTGCCAGGTTTCCTGTAAAAACACGCGCGTTTCCGGATTGGCGCCTGTGGCCAGATCGAAGTATTTTTGCGCATAGCCCGCGCTGTCGTTGAATTCGACCTGGTTGGCGAGCGGGATTGCTTCGGTCAGGATCACGACGTTGTAATCCCCACCAGCAAGTGCACGCCGCGCGTTCAACCCCTCAGCCCGGTCCGCGTCGGTCCAGTTGTAAGACAGCGGCGCACCGTTGATGATCTGAAAATCCACTTGCGCCTGCGGAGCGGCGCGTTCCAGAACTTGCGCCATCATCTGCGGGTTGGTCGGCCCGAACAGGCTGTGCCCCACAAAGAACACGCCAACCAATGTGGACAACCAGCTCATTGCGGCACCCCAGTCTTGGGATAAGAGGTGACGGTCTTCCACACCACCTCTTGCATCAGACGCGCAGCCTTGGCCGACGGGGCCTTGGCCCGGGTGCCATCAGCCTTGAGCAGCTCATGCGGCAGTCCAACGGGTGATTTCTGATAGAGCACAGCGTAATGCGTCAATGCCACCAGATAGTTGCCCAGATCGCCCATATGGATCGGATCGAGTTCGCCTTTCGGGTCGAGGCCAAACAGATCCTCAGGGCCAGTGATGCCCTCAACTCCACCAGCCTCTCGCACAGTTGTCATGAAGTTCAGCAACACCTGACCGGCGGGGATGACATGCACGGCGCGATCCGGCTTCCGCGCCAGATCCGCCAGCAGCAAGCGGTTTTCCCACAAATCCGTCAGATCCTGTTGCAGTCGGATCTCCCATCCCTTGGGATCGGTCAGCCAATGCCAGGTTTCATACAGATAGACCGGCGCATCGGGGTTGCCGGAATGCGCCAGATCAGCCCAGAGGCCCAGGTATTTCACACTGTCGTGGTATTTGATTGCATCGCTCAGCTCGACCATTTCGGTCAGCACCACAGCATCATAGTCGCCCGAACCGATGGCCTGTTTTGCATCCCGAAAAACCCCAGTCTGGGCATTGCTTTCATCGAACCCCAGGATCTCAACGTCTTCTTCCCAATGCGCGCGCATCGGTGTGCCCCAGCCCAATTGACTGTTATAGTCATGTCCCTCGGGCGCCAACTGCGCCAGCATTGCGGGCATGTCCTGATTGACCAGACTGTGACCCAGGAAAAAGACCCGCATCGGCCCCTGGGGCGCAGGCACCGGTTTTGCATAGGTCGTCGCGACTACCTCTGGCGCGGGCAGGCGGGGTTTGAACCAGACCCACCATGCGCCAGCCCCCAAGAGGAGGACAACGACAAGGATCAACAGAACCAAACGCATTTTCAGTGTCTTTCGCTCTTTGACGGGACCGCTGCCAACCTAACGCGCCCGTGGATCGGTTTCACGCACGAACTGCAACAGCAGTGACGATCAACCCGTCGCCGCGGGCAATTTTGCCCGGAATTTCATCCCCTTTCCCGAAGGGGGCAACCGGGTGGGCAAAGCGGGCGACAAAGGAACTCAGCGTCTCATCCATCGTCACCTCAAGCGTTTGAAAATCAAAAAGCGTCTGGCTGGCTGGATATTGTGCCTTATAGGCGCATTCCTTTGCGGAAAAGATCACTTTTGCCGCGCGACCGGGATCCGTTTGGCGGGCCAGCCAGGTCTGTTCGATTGGGGTGCAGACGGTCGCTGTCAGATCCTCTGGCAGCGCTGCGTCCTCCTCAATGTCGAGCGCCAGCATCCGAACTTCCCCAACCCAGGCCACAGCAGCCAGACAGGCGGTGTCCGTGTGCGAGATCGTTCCCAACAGCGGGTCGGGCCAGATCGGAGCGCGGTCCTGGCCCATGAGCACGGCGAGCGGCGGCGCGCCGAGCTCGGCCATCGCTTGTCGGGCAGCGACACGGCCGGCAGAGAACTCGCGCAGTCGTTTGGGAACTGCACCGGGCAGGGCGGCCAGTTCGTCGTCATAGGCCTGATGAGCTGCACGCGGGTCGGTGGCGGATACGGCAATCACCGGATCCAGCAGCGCCCCCGCCAGCATCAGAGCCGTGGTATGATCGCCCTGGGTCATTGCGTTTTCATCCGACGTCCGGCGCGCATGGCACGACGTTTCGAAATGGTGTCGGCGCGGGCTGCCGTATCCTCGGCCGGTTTTTCTTCGGTTGGCTTGTCCTGCTGGATGTGGGCGCTCAGGCCCGACAGGGTCGGAAAGCGGAAGATGTCGGTGATCGACAGGCGCGGCAGTTCCAGTGTCTCGCGTATCTCGCGATGCGCCTGCACCGCCAGCAGGGAATGCCCCCCAAGCGTGAAGAAGTTGTCATCGGCCCGGATGTCCGCCACCCCCAGGATGCGCGACCAGATGGCAGCGATCCGGGTTTGAACGTCGCCCGAGGCCGGGGCGCTGCTGGTCACAGGGGCGCTGCTGCGTTGTGGCACGGGGGCAGGCAGCGCCTTGCGGTCGATTTTCTTGTTGGGTGTCAGTGGCAAGGCATCCAGCGTCATGATGTGGGTGGGCACCATGACCTCGGGCAGGCGGTCGCTCAGATGGGCGCGCAGGGCCGCGTCCGACACCGGCGTATCCGTGGTGATATAGCCCACCAACTGCGTGTTGCCGCCTTGTTCGCGGGCAATGACCACGCCCGAGCGCACACCGGTGAAGGCCGCAAGCGCGGCTTCGATCTCGCCCAGTTCGATCCGCTGGCCCCGGATCTTGATCTGGTGATCGGCGCGGCCCAGGAAATCCAGACTGCCATCGGCGCGCCACCGCACCATATCGCCGGTGCGGTACATGCGTGGTGCTGCCGTCACCGTCAGCCCGGCCTCGGCGGCAAAGGGATCAACCACATAGCGCTCATCCGTCAGTTCGGGTCGCTGCCAATAGCCGCGCGTCACGCCTTCGCCGCCGATAAACAGCTCTCCCGGTACCCCGATGGGGCAGGGCGCCCCTGTCGCATCGAGTACATAGACCGAAGTGTTGGCAATCGGCGTTCCAATATCGACGATCCCGCTGTTCTGTTCAGGTACCGCTTGGCACGTCGACCAGATTGTCGTCTCGGTCGGTCCGTACATGTTTAGGATCTGTGCGTTTGTGCAGTGACGCAGGTCATCCACCAGATCCCCGGCCAGCGCCTCGCCGCCCAACAGCAGATGGTCAACCCGCCCAAGCGCCATCCGCGCCTCGTCATTCATCGCGATGATGCGGGCCATGGATGGGGTGCATTGCAAGTGGGTCACATCGTGGCGGATGATCTGAGCCGCCAGAGAATAGTCATCCTCAGCCAGCGTGCTTGGGGCATTGGAGCGCCGCAAGACTTCGGCCAGGGGTTTTAGCCCTTCGAGGACCAGACCAGGATCAATGCCATAGTCGATCAGGCAGGCAACCTCATCCACACCGATCCGCTTGAGGCTTTCAACCCGCGCCACGGCGTCTTCGACGGTGCCGAACAGACCTGAGTCCTCAAAATACCGCTCAAAAGCGAAATCCAGGATTGCTTCCAGCTCGTCCTCGGTCAGCTGACCCAGGTCCATCTCGAACGGGTTTGATACGCCCTTGGGTTTCTTGAATGCGGGAAAGGCCCAGGCGTATTGCTTGATCAGCGCGGCGGCCGAGCGCAGGTAGTCCTTCATCGGTTCTCGTGCGATGCGGGCGGCCTCTTCTCGTGTGTCGGCCAGATAGCTGTGCAGCATCAGAGTGACGCGGTGGTTGTCCGGGTCATGTCCAGCCTCGCGCAGCGCGCTGTGGTACAGGTGGATCTTCTCCGCCACCTCGTCGATGCTTTGGCCCAGCAAGTGGGTCAGAACATTTGCCCCGATGCGCCCGGCCTCGATCCAGGTTTCGGGGTTGCCTGCGGTGGTCACCCAAACCGGCAATTCGTCCGACACCGGACGAGGCTGCGTGACGACTTCATGCAAGGTTCCGTCCGCCTTGGGAAAGGCCACGCTTTCACCACGCCACAGTTTGCGCACCGTTTCGATGGCCTCGAACATCGCCGGTTTGTTCTGCGGTGGCGTGTTTTCGGGGCGCAGGATAAAGTCATCCGGCTGCCAGCCCGAGGCAAAGCCAATCGCCGCGCGCCCGCCGGTGAGGTTGTCGATCACCGCCCAATCCTCGGCAATGCGGGCGGGGTGGTGCAGGGGCGCGACGCAACTGCCCGCGCGGATTGAGAGGTTCTTGGTCACGGCAGCCACCGCCGCGCCGGTCACCGCCGGGTTGGGGTAGGGACCGCCAAAGGCGTGGAAATGCCGTTCGGGCGTCCAGACCGCGTTGAACCCATGGGCGTCGGCAAATTTGGCCCCTTCCAGTAGCAGCTCGTATTTCTTTGGTCCCGGACCATCGTCATTGCCCCAATACATCAGGTTAAAGTCGATGTGCCGGTCGCTGCTGGCGATGGGGCCGTTTGACACCACCGCGCGGTTTTCCGTGCCGGTCAGCACCACCTTGAACCCGCGCGCCAGCGTCCAGAACAGCTCCAGCACCGAGATATCGAAGTTCAGGCTGGTCACGGCCAGCCAAACCGCGCCTGTCGCATTGTCGATACGGTCATCCATCCCGGCAAAGAAGTTGGCGACGTTGCGGTGTTCGACCATGACCCCCTTGGGTGTCCCGGTCGAGCCTGAGGTGTAGATCAGATAGGCCAGATCGTCGGCTGTCGCGCCCCCATCCACGTCGCGTGCCTGTGGGTCGGTCTCAACCGCGTCGATGCACAGCACATCCGCCTCGGATGCGGGCAGGTTGTTCACAAGGTTGCTCTGGCTCAGCAACACGCTGGCCTGGCTGTCTGCGATGTAATGCGCGATGCGATCTGCGGGATAGGCCGGGTCCAGCGGCACATAGGCCCCCCCGGCCTTGAGGATCGCCATTGCACCCACCACCATGTCGAGCGACCGGTCGGTGTACAGGCCAACATGCGCGCCGGGACCAACACCCATAGCGCGCAACCGTTCGGCCACGCTGTTGGCGCGGGTGTTGAGGTCGCGGTAACTAAGCGACTGGTCGTCGATCACCAAGGCGGTGTCTTCCGGGGAGCGGGCCACCTGCGCCTCGAACGCCTGATGCAGGGTTTCGGTGCGATCATAATCGCGGGCCGAACTGTTCCAATCGGCCAGGATGCGCGCACGTTCGGCTGCCGAGAGGATCGAGATATCGGCCAGTCGGGCACTTGCTTCGGCGTCACGCAGTGCCTGCAGTGCGGTTTCCAGCCGCTGCGCCAAAAGTTCCACGCTTTGCGGATCAAAGGCCGCGGTGTCGACATGCAGCGTTGCCTGTCCTTGCGAGAGGGACACGGTTGCAAGAGCGCCGGAAACCGGGCCCGACCCGTCCAGAGAGAGCGCAACCTGCGGCACTGAAAAGCTCTGGACCTCGGGGTCCCGGGCGGGCAGGTCTGATGGGAATGCGCCAAGCCGGTTCACCATGTCCGCCACGTGCGTCAGCCGTTGGGTCGCATCTGCCACGCTGTCTTGCGTGGACAGGTGTACCGGCACCCAAGGTTCCAAAAAGTCCGGGGTCGCAAAGGCAGCAGCCTGTAGGGCCGAATGGGTGAGGGCGGCCGTGACTTCTTCGTTTCCGTCCCCCTGTTGCGCCCACCGAAGCACAGCAACACCGGCCTGTTCCACATCAATCCCATGGGGAACCGCGATGCGAACCGCGCTCCACTTGTCACTGATTCCACTGCCCGCGAGGGGCATTTGTACTGGCTGGATGGATTGCAGCTTGGGCCGCCAATGGCGTTCCGCAGCCAGGGATTGGGTGATGGCCGTCGCGCGCGCCTGCGCGGTTTCCGGCGAGAGCGCAGGCAGCATGTTGCCGACCGAGGCAATGTCGGATGGCTGCACCGGCACGCCGTGCGGGCTGCGCAGATGCTCCAGTCGAAGATCGCCATCGCCGGTTGCCACAAGCACGCCATTGGTGTCGAAATCCAGAACGGTGCCCGGGGTTTTACCACTGTTGGTGCCTGCAAGAATAGCGCGCCCGACCAGGACAGAGCCATTGGTCGTGTCGATGCGCGGGCTGAGGAGCGGGTTCCAATATTCACCAAAATCCAATGCGCGCACTTGCGCCGCCACCTGCGCGGCAGGTTGCGACAGATCCAGCGTCCCACCCGCCCCGGGCCGGGCGTCGCGGGCAAAATAGCGCCGTGCGCTGGCGTCTTGAACTGTGGGGGTCAGCTCTGTTTCCAGCTGGGTCAGCACATCAACAAAACTGTCCAGAGCTGCCGCATAGCATTTCGAATTCAGCGACAGAGCAGTTTCATCTTCGGCAATGTCGAATTCGGGCCGGGCCAGGATGTCGCCGGTGTCGATGCCGCTTTCGATCAGATGCCAGGTGATGCCATACCGGGTTTCGCCGTTGAGCAGGGCCCAAACCGGCGTGTTCAGACCGGCATAGCGCGGTAGCGGCCCATCGTGAAAGTTGACGGCCCCTTTGGCAGGTAGAGCGAGGATTTCGTCTGAAACGACTTGCAGGTTCGCAATCGACAAGAGCCAGTCGAAGTCACCGGGCTGAAATTGCTCAGTCAGCGCCCCCATCTGGTCCGCTTGCGGCAAACCTTTGGTTGCGGCCCAGGTCTTGATCGCGGGGTCCGTGGAAATGACCGCCTTGATCTGATGCCCGCGATCCAACAGCGCGTCGGCACAGCCGATCAGCAGAGATTCATTGCCGATGACAACGCAGGAAAATCCAGTCATTTGGGGTCCTCCAGAATGGAAACGGGGGCGGGCGGCACCTGAAAGGCGGGACCGCGAAATGGGGTGATCAAGGCGTGTATGATCAGATCGCGCAAGAACCAGTCGGGGTCGGCCTGTGGTTTGCGCTGCGCCAACCTGCGCAACCGCCAGAGTGTTCCGGCCGCAATCAGGCCAAGGGTAGACAGCGCAGTGTAGAACGCGCCGTGGCTTTTGCTGAGATAGCGAAGCCTGGAATCGAACCAATATTGCGGCGTGCGGGCCCAGGTCTTCATGCCTGTGCTGGCCGAGCCGATGTGAACCACATGGCTGTCGGGCTGGTAATGGGTCGTCCACCCGTGCGCCAAGGCCCGTCGGCTCAGGTCGGTTTCTTCGAAGTAGAGAAAGAACTTTTCGTCAAACCCACCGGTCGCCTCGATCACCTCTTGCTTGATCATCAGGCTGGCGCCAGCGGTCCAGTCGACGCGGGTAGGGCCCGAGGGTTGGGGCAGCGGCACGATCGAGTTCTTGAGCATCTGGCTGATCGCGCCGGTACGGGCGGCACCTTCGAACTCTCCGGCGATCGAGGGGAAGCGGAAGGCGGTTGTATGCGTGATGCCATCGGGGCCTTTGATGTGGCTGCCCACCAGGCCGGCCGTCGGGTTGGTTTGCAGGAAATCGCGTAACACCTCGATGGCGCCGGGTTCAGGCCAGGCGTCCGAGTTCAGCAGATAGTAATAATCCGGCGCAGCCCCTGACGACAGCCCGGCCCGCATGCCAAAATTCATGCCTGCCCCAAAGCCCCCGTTCCAGCCACTTTGAAGGACCCGCAATCGCCCCCCCTGTGTCCACCCCTTTTCCTGCGCGGCTTGGTACAATGCTTCGAACGAGCCATCTCCCGAGGCATTGTCGACGACCACAATCTCACCCTTCAGCCCGGCCATTTCACGCAGCGCGGCTTCGCAGGCCTGCAGCGTCAGCTCGGGCGTGCGATAGTTCAGGATGATTGTCAGGACCGTCTGTTCTGCCATGTGGGTTACTCGGCCGCCGTCGCGTTTGACCAGGCGCCGTCCTTGCCTGAATGGCGGGCATCGGCCTGATCCAGATAGCTGCGCAGTTTCTCGGCCAGGACCGAGACATTGGGCACCAGCACCATGCTGTCGTGATCACCTGTAACCTCGACAACCTCGATCTTGGGCGCCCATTTGCCCCAGTCGTTGTCGGCAAACACGTATTCCCGTTCAGAGCTCACCCATTTCCCTCCGCTGACCTTCCAATGCTTGTCCAGTGGCGGGCGGAACAAGGTTAGCGGGCCATCCCAGGGTTTGACTTGATAAATCTCGATGGCTGCGCGAAAAGCCAGTTCGACCTTCACGTTGTTGAACGCTGTGGCGACGTTTTCTTCGGGGCGCGGTGCATTGCGCTTGCGCAGTTCCCACTCCCACCGGTTTCGGGCCCATTCGCTGAAATAGCCGGGGCCCTTGCGCTTGAATTCATGGAGCTTGATCAGCGCCTTGTCGGGACGGCTCAGCGACGGGCGCACGGGAAGTGGCGAGTCCAGAAGTGCCAGAACCGATACCTCTTCGCCTGCCGCTTTGAGTTGTTGCGCCATCTCATAGGCGGTGATGCCGCCGCCCGAGAAACCGCTTAACATATAGGGGCCATGTGGCTGCACTTGCCGCAGTTCTTCGACATAGGCGCGGGCCGCGTCGACAAGATCGTGGTGCGGGTCTTCGTCGCCGATCAATCCGCGCGCCTGAAGGCCAAAGACCGGACGATCACGCCCCAGCATCAAGGCCAAGTGACGCAGGTTCAGCACATTGCCGCCCATGCCGGCCACCAGGAAGAAGGGCGTCGCAGTGGTCTGTTCACCCTGATGAAGGGGAACCAGATGTTTGAAATTGGGCTGATCGCTTGTCGTGCTTCCCTCGCCCGGTGTGCTTACATCGCCCACGCGCGCGGCAATTCGCTCGGCGATCCGGGCGACGCTTGGGGCCTCAAACAAGACCGAGATGGGGAACTCTACCTGATAGGTGCGGTTGATCTGCGCAAAGAGGCGCACCGCGATCAACGAGTGACCGCCCAAATCAAAGAAGCTGTCCTGTGTGCCGACCTGGCTGACCCCCAGAAGCGTTTCAAAGAAGCCTGCAAGCGTCTTTTCAATCTCGGTCTCAGGGGCAACATATTCGGTGTCGAGGTTGGGCCGCTCAAAGCTCTGCCCCTCGTCCGTCGGGCTTTCGGACACGGCGTCGGCCTGCTGGATCAACCCTTGCAGATCCAGCGAGCTGAGCACCACCTGCGGACACCCGGCCGCAATGGCCCGGCGCAGAGCTTCGGGGCCTTCTTCGGCGCGAATTCCCTGGGCAATCTGTCGATGCAGGCGCTGTTCTTCTGGTGAAAGCGGCGTGTCCATCCCACGCGCGATCAGACCCAGATAGGCCGCAGTGGCGTCAACGGTTTCCGGTGCCTCAAGGTTCAGAGCTTCGGTCAGGCGTTTCATCTGAAAGCCTTCGATTTCGACACAGACCGCGCCCTGCGCGTCAAATAATGTGACGTTGAAAGAGGCAAATCCGCCAATGGGCGTGACCTCGGGTGACAGGCGCACCCAGCTGCGCAGATCCGCGGGCAGCGCGGCATGGACGCGCAGGCTGCGATAGGACACGGGCACCCATAGCGCGTCGTTGTCATAGCCATCCACAAGAGAGATGGCCCATCCCGTAGCCAGATCCATCAAGCCCGGGTGCAGCTGATACCCCTGTACCAAATCACTACCAAAGACGTCCGGCAACACAAGGCGGGCGACGCCTTCGCCATCGCCAAAGGCGGTGCTGCGCACGACATGCCAGCGGGGACCAAAGTTCAGGTGCCGCTCTTGGGGAGACCGCAAGCGGCCCTCGGCCGGCGCGGTCTCGGTTTTGGGGCAGCGGGCGGCGATCTGGGACAAAACGACCGGCTCTGGTGCAATCTCGGGCAACAGGGTCAAGGTGGCTTGTGCATTCAACACATAGCCATCACCCGTTGAACTGTGCACGGTGAAGGCGATGGTGTCGGCCTTCTGCTCCAGCCTGACAAGAGTTTCGCGCGGCTGACCCGGCTTGACCTCCAGCGGACGGAAAAAGAACAGGTCGCGGACCTCATACGGGACGGTGATCCCGTGTGCCTTGAGCGCTTGGGCCGCCAGTTCGATATAGCCCGTGCCGGGCATCAGCGCGGTGCCATCGCGGGTGCGGTGTTCATCCAGAACCCAATGTTCATCAAGAGAGAACGCCGACACAAAGATGCGGTTGCCGTCGGCATCAAATCCCATCTCGTCCAGCAAGGGCAGTTCGATGACCTCGCGTTCGGTCGGTTGAGCTCCCCCGGTGCGAGCTGACATGGCATCGGCGGCCATGCCCACATCGGCCCAAACGCCCCAGTTCACCGCAACCACGCGGGTCGCCGCATTACGTCGCGAGCGCGCCCAAGCGTTGAGGTATTCGTTGGCGGCCACATAATCCACCTGACCCGCAGGACGGGTGGCGGTCGAGGATGAGGCAAAGAGCACCATCAGTTCCAGCATGCCATCGGGGAACAGGGTGTTCAGAACCTGTAACCCGTTGACCTTGGGGGCCAGCACTTGCTGGATTTCCGCTTCGCTCTTGGTCGCGATCAGACTGTCAGCGATATGGCCTGCTGCATGGATCACACCGTTCAGCGCGCCAAATCGTTCTTCGGCTTGGTGCGCGGCGGCGCGCATTTGGTCGATGTTGCAGACGTCCGCGGCCACGGCCATAACCTGGCCCGTCTTGATCCCTTGCAACTGTCGCAACGCGGCAATGCGGCGCGCGATGCGGTCGTTGGGGCTGTGGCTGCGCAGGTAGTTGTCCCACTCCTCTGTCGCGGGCAGAGCATCGCGCGAAAGCAGCACCACATTGGCGCCATTGTTGCGCATCAGATCCGCCGCCAGCGTCAGGCCAATGCCGCCAAACCCACCAGTGATCAGATAGGTGCCGCCATCAGTGAACACTGGCCGCTCGGGCGCATCCAACGGCAAACGCTTGTAACTCTGCCCGAACCGTTGGTTGCCCCGCAAGGCGGCGACGGTGTTGCCGGGTTCTGACAGCAGTTCTTCGAGGATTCGATTGGTCAGCCCATCATCGCCCAAAGGCGACGGTTTGCGTCCGCGAGACCAAAAGCCTGCCGCCTCAACCTCGGGCAGGTCGATGTCGATGGTGGCACAGGTGACACCGGGCATTTCGTGGGGAAGGACCCCGGCGGGGCCTGCGATGGTGGCTTTTTCCGGATAGGGGAGCGCCTCGCCGCGCACCTGCGCGGCACCGGTGGTGAAGACGGCGATGTGCAGGGTATCTGGCAGTTCGACGCTGGTCAGCGCCTGCGCCAATGAGGTCAGGCTCAGAAAACCCTGTTCCATGTTACGGTCGTAAAAGCTGTGACCAGGGCGGAAGGTTTCCGTGCGTGTCACCAACCAGAAGTGACCGATCCGATCGGGCAGACGGTCTGCCTCGGTCAGGTGATGCAGCAGGCTGTCATACCCGTGCCGCCCCTGTTCCGGTGGGACCTGATACAGATCTTCGCCTAGTTTGGCATAGGTGTCGCCCGCGCGCACCCGCGTGACGGAATGACCGGCAGACGTAAGGCGTTCAATGGCTGGTGCCGCGACGCCTGCATCGTCCTCAAAAATCAGCCAGTTGAGCGGGGTGGTCTCGTCCAGCTCGGTTTCGACGTCCACATCGCATTCTGCCAGACGCGGTCGCCA
This Falsiruegeria litorea R37 DNA region includes the following protein-coding sequences:
- a CDS encoding type I polyketide synthase, whose product is MVTGTDKFSGDIAIVGMSLCVPGAASTSEFWRNLRDGVESIQPLSEEALLAAGEDPALLADPNYVPSAALLERFADFDAEFFGFSPKEAAILDPQHRKFLEVAWEAMEDAGHPPESIPGAIGVYAGCGMGSYFYFNICSNPGLVDETGMFLLRHTGNDKDFLSTRVSHVFDLKGPSINIQTACSTSLVAIHYGCKALRDGEVDMALAGGVTIELPQGRGYLYKENEILSPGGHCHAFDHRAQGTVFGSGSGAVALRRLEDAVADGDHIWAVIKGSAVNNDGAAKAGYLAPSVDGQAAAVQAALKDAKVTPDTIDYVECHGTGTYLGDPIEISALTEAYRTQTDDIGYCRVGSVKTNIGHLDTAAGIAGLAKATLGLHHEQIPPSLGYEAPNPAIDFETSPFKVNDALRDWTSHRGPRRAAVNALGVGGTNAHTILEQAPDRGASEESDFPFHVLCLSARSRAALDANAQQLAEHLRANPDLDLADVAFTLKEGRRAFEKRRVLVAETPEHAAEMLANNDPQQVFTHDALPGTPDTVFMFPGGGAQYAGMARDLYETEPVFADWMDRGLEHLQKQLDYDIRAIWLPEGDTAEADAKLTRPSVQLPLIMIVEYALAQLWVDWGVKPAALVGHSMGENTAACLAGVISFEDCIDLILLRGRLFDTVPAGGMLSISLPLTKVEALIGDDLDIASVNAPRLTAVSGPQEALDQLAETLVAQDVDHQRIAIDIAAHSRMLEPILADYRAFLQSIVLNPPQMQVLSNRTGQVLTAEQATDPDYWVGQLRNTVHFADCIDTLADTPARVFLEVGPGKALSSLAQMADAVSPGQVLSSLRHPDQNTADDAYFLQVIGRLWACGVNADWAQIWGEAKRHRLPLPTYAFQRSRYFIEPGTQTARATVPALKRAEDLNDWGWRPAWRPRLAECDVDVETELDETTPLNWLIFEDDAGVAAPAIERLTSAGHSVTRVRAGDTYAKLGEDLYQVPPEQGRHGYDSLLHHLTEADRLPDRIGHFWLVTRTETFRPGHSFYDRNMEQGFLSLTSLAQALTSVELPDTLHIAVFTTGAAQVRGEALPYPEKATIAGPAGVLPHEMPGVTCATIDIDLPEVEAAGFWSRGRKPSPLGDDGLTNRILEELLSEPGNTVAALRGNQRFGQSYKRLPLDAPERPVFTDGGTYLITGGFGGIGLTLAADLMRNNGANVVLLSRDALPATEEWDNYLRSHSPNDRIARRIAALRQLQGIKTGQVMAVAADVCNIDQMRAAAHQAEERFGALNGVIHAAGHIADSLIATKSEAEIQQVLAPKVNGLQVLNTLFPDGMLELMVLFASSSTATRPAGQVDYVAANEYLNAWARSRRNAATRVVAVNWGVWADVGMAADAMSARTGGAQPTEREVIELPLLDEMGFDADGNRIFVSAFSLDEHWVLDEHRTRDGTALMPGTGYIELAAQALKAHGITVPYEVRDLFFFRPLEVKPGQPRETLVRLEQKADTIAFTVHSSTGDGYVLNAQATLTLLPEIAPEPVVLSQIAARCPKTETAPAEGRLRSPQERHLNFGPRWHVVRSTAFGDGEGVARLVLPDVFGSDLVQGYQLHPGLMDLATGWAISLVDGYDNDALWVPVSYRSLRVHAALPADLRSWVRLSPEVTPIGGFASFNVTLFDAQGAVCVEIEGFQMKRLTEALNLEAPETVDATAAYLGLIARGMDTPLSPEEQRLHRQIAQGIRAEEGPEALRRAIAAGCPQVVLSSLDLQGLIQQADAVSESPTDEGQSFERPNLDTEYVAPETEIEKTLAGFFETLLGVSQVGTQDSFFDLGGHSLIAVRLFAQINRTYQVEFPISVLFEAPSVARIAERIAARVGDVSTPGEGSTTSDQPNFKHLVPLHQGEQTTATPFFLVAGMGGNVLNLRHLALMLGRDRPVFGLQARGLIGDEDPHHDLVDAARAYVEELRQVQPHGPYMLSGFSGGGITAYEMAQQLKAAGEEVSVLALLDSPLPVRPSLSRPDKALIKLHEFKRKGPGYFSEWARNRWEWELRKRNAPRPEENVATAFNNVKVELAFRAAIEIYQVKPWDGPLTLFRPPLDKHWKVSGGKWVSSEREYVFADNDWGKWAPKIEVVEVTGDHDSMVLVPNVSVLAEKLRSYLDQADARHSGKDGAWSNATAAE